The Providencia sp. PROV188 genome includes a region encoding these proteins:
- the fadJ gene encoding fatty acid oxidation complex subunit alpha FadJ, producing MTQHSAVITEPAFTLKVVNGNVGVIYIDVPNEKVNTLKAEFAQQFHAILQQAQSTSGLKGLVITSGKKDSFIAGADISMIANCTSKEQASELSKQGHTLFDKIENYPLPIIAAIHGACLGGGLELALACHARICSDDDKTKLGLPEVQLGLLPGSGGTQRLPRLIGIPNALDMMLTGRQLKGKQALKMRLIDDVVPVSILLDTAVELAQKGGVRRKPLPWQQRLLSSKLLRNKVFSSAKEKTLSKTQGHYPAPEKIIQVVKAGMNSGLKTGFAEEAKAFGELAMTPESAALRSLFFASTALKNETGADAKPKTIKQVGVLGGGLMGGGIAYVSAVLGKYPVRIKDISDKGIAQALRYSWDLLSQRVSKRRLPPRERDAIMARISGTLTYQGLESADIVVEAVFEDLALKRKMVQETAKMSDGKAIFASNTSSLPIHRIAEGSPHPEKVIGLHYFSPVDKMPLVEVIPHQQTDATTIATTVAFAKRQGKTAIVVGDDAGFYVNRILAPYLCEAAQCLVEGEAIDHIDKALVKFGFPVGPFHLLDEVGIDVGTKILPILVERFGNRFKAPDALDKVVNDDRKGKKNGRGFYVYGQPKSKLAFWKKSTKRQVDQGIYSLINIHPSTSTNQTDIAQRCVMLMLNEAARCLDEKIIRSARDGDIGAVFGIGFPPFFGGPFRYMDSLGLSKTVETLQHLAEKHGDKFVPCDLLIEMAQSNRTFYPVNDHEKNASSAEENSDI from the coding sequence ATGACGCAACATTCAGCAGTCATCACAGAACCTGCATTCACGTTAAAGGTAGTCAATGGCAATGTTGGGGTGATTTATATTGATGTTCCTAATGAAAAAGTGAACACCCTAAAGGCGGAGTTTGCGCAGCAATTTCATGCCATTTTACAACAAGCACAATCGACATCTGGTCTGAAAGGCTTGGTGATCACCTCCGGTAAAAAAGACAGTTTTATCGCAGGAGCAGATATTAGCATGATAGCTAACTGCACCAGTAAAGAGCAGGCGAGTGAGCTATCTAAGCAGGGGCACACTCTGTTCGATAAGATTGAAAATTATCCGCTGCCGATTATTGCAGCTATCCACGGCGCATGCCTAGGTGGTGGCTTGGAGTTAGCGCTCGCTTGCCATGCGCGCATTTGTTCTGATGACGATAAAACCAAACTGGGTTTACCTGAAGTGCAGTTAGGGTTACTGCCAGGATCCGGCGGCACTCAGCGTTTACCGCGTTTAATTGGGATCCCAAATGCCTTAGACATGATGCTGACAGGACGCCAATTAAAAGGTAAACAAGCGTTAAAAATGCGATTAATCGATGACGTAGTTCCGGTTTCGATTCTACTGGACACGGCGGTTGAGCTGGCGCAGAAAGGGGGCGTAAGACGTAAGCCTCTCCCTTGGCAACAGCGTTTACTCAGTAGCAAGTTATTGCGTAATAAAGTTTTCTCCAGCGCGAAAGAGAAAACATTAAGTAAAACCCAAGGACACTATCCGGCACCAGAAAAGATTATTCAGGTGGTGAAAGCGGGTATGAATAGCGGGCTAAAAACGGGATTCGCCGAAGAAGCCAAAGCGTTTGGTGAACTGGCGATGACACCAGAATCTGCCGCATTACGTAGTTTATTTTTTGCCTCTACCGCATTGAAAAATGAAACTGGGGCGGACGCTAAACCAAAAACTATCAAACAAGTGGGTGTGCTTGGTGGTGGCTTGATGGGCGGCGGGATCGCTTATGTGAGTGCGGTATTGGGTAAATATCCGGTACGCATTAAAGATATTTCGGACAAGGGTATCGCTCAAGCTCTGCGTTATAGCTGGGATCTGCTTTCTCAGCGAGTGAGTAAAAGGCGCTTACCGCCTCGGGAGCGGGATGCGATTATGGCTCGAATCTCGGGAACATTGACCTATCAAGGATTAGAGTCAGCGGACATTGTAGTGGAGGCTGTATTTGAAGATCTGGCACTGAAACGTAAAATGGTGCAAGAAACCGCAAAAATGTCAGATGGCAAAGCGATTTTTGCCTCAAATACCTCTTCGTTACCTATCCATCGTATTGCGGAAGGTAGCCCTCATCCAGAGAAAGTGATTGGGCTGCACTATTTTAGTCCTGTGGATAAAATGCCGCTGGTGGAAGTGATCCCTCATCAGCAAACGGATGCCACTACTATCGCAACCACGGTTGCCTTTGCTAAGCGCCAAGGTAAAACAGCCATCGTCGTTGGTGATGATGCGGGCTTCTATGTGAACCGTATTCTGGCACCTTATTTGTGTGAAGCGGCTCAATGTCTTGTGGAAGGCGAGGCGATTGACCATATTGATAAGGCATTAGTGAAATTTGGTTTCCCTGTTGGACCTTTCCATCTACTTGATGAAGTGGGTATTGATGTTGGAACCAAAATTTTACCGATTCTCGTTGAACGTTTTGGCAACCGCTTTAAAGCCCCTGACGCTCTCGACAAAGTGGTCAACGATGACCGTAAAGGGAAGAAAAACGGTCGTGGTTTTTATGTTTACGGGCAGCCAAAAAGTAAGCTGGCTTTCTGGAAAAAATCCACAAAACGTCAAGTTGACCAGGGTATTTATTCACTGATTAACATTCACCCCTCAACGTCAACGAACCAAACGGATATTGCTCAACGCTGCGTTATGTTAATGCTCAATGAGGCTGCACGTTGTTTAGATGAGAAGATTATCCGTAGCGCGCGAGATGGGGATATTGGTGCGGTATTTGGAATTGGTTTCCCGCCATTCTTTGGGGGGCCTTTCCGTTATATGGATAGCCTTGGCCTCAGTAAAACCGTGGAAACGTTGCAACATTTAGCGGAAAAACATGGTGATAAGTTTGTGCCATGCGACTTATTGATTGAAATGGCACAGTCTAATCGCACGTTTTATCCGGTGAATGATCATGAAAAAAATGCATCTTCAGCGGAAGAAAATAGTGATA
- the fadI gene encoding acetyl-CoA C-acyltransferase FadI produces the protein MNQLSHHGDNKHATKERIAIVSGLRLPFAKQSTAYLNIPAVDLGKTVVAELLHRSDIDLSIIEQLVFGQVVQMPEAPNIAREIVLGTGMSVSTDAYSVSRACATSFQAIVNVAQSMMVGDISVGVAGGADSSSVLPIGVSKKLAATLLALSKAKSFGQKLSLISKLRLKDLAPVAPGVAEYSTGLRMGDTAEQMAKSYHISREQQDELAHRSHLLAAKAWKSGVLEQEVMTAYMPPYKQAFSQDNNVRENSVLASYAKLRPAFDRKHGSVTAANSTPLTDGAAAVLMMTESRAKALGYTPLGYIKSYAFSAIDVWEDMLLGPSYATPIALQRAGLTLQDLTLIDMHEAFAAQTLSNIQMFACQKFAQEKLGLSKAIGEIDMDKFNVLGGSIAYGHPFAATGARMVTQTLNELRRRGGGFGLTTACAAGGLGVAMILEAE, from the coding sequence ATGAATCAACTCTCCCACCATGGCGATAATAAGCATGCCACAAAAGAAAGGATTGCTATCGTTAGTGGATTACGTTTGCCTTTTGCTAAGCAATCTACCGCTTATCTCAATATTCCAGCCGTGGATTTAGGCAAAACCGTCGTTGCAGAACTATTACATCGTAGTGATATTGACCTGTCGATTATTGAGCAATTGGTTTTTGGACAAGTGGTTCAAATGCCTGAAGCACCTAATATTGCGAGAGAAATTGTGTTGGGTACGGGTATGAGCGTATCGACGGATGCTTACAGTGTTTCTCGCGCCTGTGCGACCAGCTTTCAAGCGATTGTGAATGTCGCGCAAAGCATGATGGTGGGGGATATTTCCGTGGGTGTCGCGGGTGGCGCAGATTCATCCTCTGTGCTGCCTATCGGCGTATCAAAAAAGCTCGCAGCCACACTATTGGCGCTAAGCAAAGCCAAATCATTTGGGCAAAAATTATCGCTTATCAGTAAATTACGCCTGAAAGATTTAGCGCCAGTTGCACCTGGTGTCGCGGAATACTCCACTGGATTACGCATGGGAGACACCGCCGAACAGATGGCGAAAAGTTACCATATTAGCCGTGAGCAACAAGATGAATTAGCCCATCGTTCTCATTTGCTGGCTGCCAAAGCTTGGAAAAGCGGGGTGTTAGAGCAAGAAGTGATGACCGCATATATGCCACCTTACAAGCAGGCATTCTCGCAGGATAATAACGTGCGTGAAAATTCCGTGCTCGCTTCTTATGCGAAACTCAGACCTGCCTTTGATAGAAAACACGGTAGCGTTACCGCAGCCAACAGCACGCCATTAACGGATGGGGCGGCTGCTGTGTTGATGATGACCGAATCTCGAGCAAAAGCATTAGGTTATACCCCGTTAGGGTACATCAAAAGTTATGCTTTCTCGGCAATTGATGTGTGGGAAGATATGCTACTGGGACCATCCTATGCCACACCGATTGCCTTACAAAGAGCAGGGCTTACTCTGCAAGATTTGACTTTAATTGATATGCACGAAGCGTTCGCAGCTCAAACTCTCTCCAATATTCAAATGTTTGCCTGTCAAAAATTTGCCCAGGAAAAGCTTGGCTTGTCGAAGGCGATTGGGGAAATTGATATGGACAAATTTAATGTGCTGGGCGGTTCTATTGCTTATGGTCATCCTTTTGCCGCGACAGGGGCGAGAATGGTGACTCAAACATTGAATGAGCTACGTAGACGTGGTGGCGGGTTTGGGCTAACTACCGCTTGTGCGGCGGGTGGGCTTGGTGTGGCAATGATTTTGGAGGCGGAATAA
- a CDS encoding YfcZ/YiiS family protein produces MTDAIKRCSADETAACCCVDVGTVLENKDCTASYQHVFATQQEAEAMLKTLTEKAKSVESEPCEIAHSINPVAGGVELSAHFTFSCEAESLIFQLGLR; encoded by the coding sequence ATGACTGATGCGATTAAACGTTGTAGCGCGGATGAAACAGCTGCGTGCTGCTGTGTAGATGTGGGTACAGTTCTGGAAAATAAAGATTGCACCGCATCGTATCAGCATGTTTTTGCGACTCAGCAAGAAGCTGAAGCGATGCTGAAAACACTCACAGAAAAAGCCAAATCTGTTGAGTCAGAACCGTGTGAAATTGCTCACTCAATCAACCCCGTTGCGGGTGGTGTAGAGTTATCGGCTCACTTTACATTTAGCTGTGAAGCAGAAAGTCTGATTTTCCAATTAGGCTTACGCTAA
- the fadL gene encoding long-chain fatty acid transporter FadL, with translation MNQKNLFARSALAIAVAVISSNASAAGFLLNEYSTSALGRAFSGAGAVGDNASEGSRNPAAMMLFDRPTMSLGAVYIDPTVDIKGRTSDAFTANNIAPNAVVPNAHFIFPINDKWAVGTSMTTNFGLATDFHKDYAAGPIGGKTDLKTVNLNLSGAYRINDNFSFGVGANAVYADAEITRHMGIGAGAVPPIFGVTPSTTAASLKGDDWGYGWNAGLLYEINQDNRLSFTYRSKVKVKFEDGKYSNDLPKQIGGLGGTTVKGTLDLNLPDIWELSGYHKVDPKWALHYSVAYTGWSTFKDLTAYRKSDGGVLFHKPENFDDAWRLALGTTYYYDDNWTFRTGIAYDESPVPSKYRSISIPDQDRYWLTAGTTYAFNKDASVDLGIAYMHGKKVNINEKLAETPTSPVIAFKSEGSAWLYGVNFNYTF, from the coding sequence ATGAACCAGAAAAACCTATTTGCTCGATCAGCTTTAGCAATCGCAGTGGCTGTTATTTCTTCCAATGCAAGTGCAGCTGGTTTTTTGCTGAATGAATATTCAACCTCAGCCCTAGGACGTGCATTTTCAGGCGCAGGAGCCGTCGGCGACAACGCAAGTGAAGGCAGCCGCAACCCAGCTGCAATGATGTTATTTGATCGACCAACCATGTCTCTCGGTGCTGTATATATCGACCCTACCGTTGATATTAAAGGCCGTACTAGCGATGCATTTACTGCCAATAACATCGCCCCTAACGCCGTTGTACCTAACGCGCACTTTATCTTCCCAATTAATGATAAGTGGGCTGTCGGTACCTCAATGACCACTAACTTTGGTCTTGCTACTGACTTCCATAAAGATTATGCAGCAGGCCCTATCGGTGGAAAAACAGATTTAAAAACCGTTAACTTAAATTTAAGTGGTGCATATCGCATCAATGATAATTTTAGCTTTGGTGTGGGCGCTAACGCTGTTTATGCTGATGCTGAAATTACGCGTCATATGGGCATCGGTGCAGGAGCTGTTCCACCAATATTTGGTGTTACCCCAAGTACAACTGCAGCATCATTGAAAGGTGATGATTGGGGCTATGGTTGGAATGCTGGCTTACTATATGAAATCAACCAAGATAACCGCTTAAGCTTTACTTACCGTTCAAAAGTAAAAGTGAAATTTGAAGACGGTAAATATTCTAATGACTTGCCTAAACAAATTGGCGGTTTAGGCGGTACTACCGTTAAAGGAACTTTAGATCTCAACTTACCTGATATCTGGGAATTATCCGGTTACCATAAAGTCGATCCTAAGTGGGCGTTGCATTACAGTGTTGCTTATACTGGCTGGAGCACATTTAAAGATTTAACAGCATATAGAAAAAGTGATGGTGGCGTCCTATTCCACAAACCAGAAAACTTTGATGATGCATGGCGCTTAGCATTAGGTACTACCTACTATTATGATGATAATTGGACCTTCCGTACCGGTATTGCTTACGATGAAAGCCCAGTGCCATCTAAATACCGTTCAATCTCAATTCCAGACCAAGACCGTTACTGGCTGACTGCAGGTACCACTTACGCATTTAACAAAGATGCCTCTGTGGACTTAGGTATTGCTTATATGCACGGTAAAAAAGTTAATATTAACGAAAAACTGGCAGAAACACCGACTTCACCTGTGATTGCATTCAAATCTGAAGGGTCTGCATGGTTATACGGCGTTAACTTTAACTATACATTCTAA
- the mlaA gene encoding phospholipid-binding lipoprotein MlaA, protein MKFRISSVLLAGVLMAGCASVDPETQQRSDPLEGFNRAMFNFNYNVLDPYVLRPVAVAWNDYVPMPARNGLSNFLGNLEEPASMLNSFFRGEVEQGFKHFNRFFLNSVFGIGGLIDVAGMANPQLVKEEPKRFGNTLGYYDVGYGPYVVLPGYGSATLREQGGDLADDLYPMLSYLTFWMSAGKWALEGIETRARLLDSDGLLKSSSDPYLMFREAYFQRNDFLSRGGTLQPANNPNASVIEGELDSID, encoded by the coding sequence ATGAAGTTTCGCATAAGTAGCGTTCTTCTCGCGGGAGTTTTAATGGCTGGATGTGCGAGCGTTGACCCAGAAACGCAGCAGCGTTCAGACCCGTTAGAAGGCTTTAACCGAGCAATGTTTAACTTTAACTATAATGTCTTAGACCCATATGTCTTAAGACCTGTAGCCGTTGCTTGGAATGATTACGTGCCAATGCCTGCTCGAAACGGACTCAGTAACTTTCTTGGCAACCTTGAAGAACCGGCCAGTATGTTAAACAGCTTTTTCCGTGGAGAAGTGGAGCAAGGCTTTAAGCACTTTAACCGCTTCTTCTTAAACTCAGTGTTTGGTATCGGTGGCTTAATTGATGTTGCTGGCATGGCAAACCCTCAGTTAGTCAAAGAAGAGCCAAAGCGTTTCGGGAATACACTAGGCTACTATGATGTGGGTTATGGTCCATATGTGGTTTTACCGGGTTATGGCAGCGCAACATTGCGTGAGCAAGGTGGTGATCTAGCGGACGATCTCTACCCAATGCTGAGTTATTTAACTTTCTGGATGTCTGCGGGTAAATGGGCACTGGAAGGGATTGAAACCCGTGCAAGATTACTTGATTCGGATGGATTGCTGAAAAGCTCTTCCGACCCTTACTTAATGTTCCGCGAAGCTTACTTCCAACGTAATGATTTCTTATCAAGAGGGGGAACGCTGCAACCAGCAAATAACCCAAATGCGTCAGTCATTGAAGGAGAGCTGGATTCGATTGATTAA
- a CDS encoding GNAT family N-acetyltransferase — protein sequence MKVTVTHDITPEDKEELFTGLRSYNRSFLQNSYFGQLGVYSKDENGIMQGGLLASIKGRWLCIDYLWVDESMRKNGLGSQLMHVAEEESKKLGCHNALVDTFSFQALPFYEKLGYVKQMSLPNFPELGMQRHYLSKEI from the coding sequence ATGAAAGTTACAGTTACACATGATATTACCCCTGAAGATAAAGAAGAGTTATTTACTGGTCTAAGAAGCTACAACCGATCTTTTTTGCAAAATAGCTATTTTGGGCAACTTGGTGTGTATAGCAAGGATGAAAATGGGATCATGCAGGGTGGGCTTCTCGCGTCAATTAAAGGTCGATGGTTATGTATTGATTATCTGTGGGTGGATGAGTCAATGCGTAAGAATGGATTAGGTAGCCAATTAATGCACGTCGCAGAAGAAGAGAGTAAAAAACTCGGCTGCCACAATGCATTAGTGGATACCTTTAGTTTCCAAGCTTTGCCATTTTATGAAAAACTGGGTTATGTGAAACAAATGTCACTCCCTAATTTTCCGGAATTAGGCATGCAACGCCATTATCTTTCTAAAGAAATATAA
- a CDS encoding SLC13 family permease: MTLTIIIFVLVYIAMAFGKLPGFKVDRTGAAVIGALAMMAIDSITPPHAWNAIDYRTIGMLFGLMVVSASFVVSGFYSWTADRVAMLKVSAPTLLAVLIAVGGLLSALLTNDVVVVAMTPLLVSITLSRGLNPIPFLLGFCFAANNGATGSLIGSPQNMIAAQGLDISFVGLLQSSAIPALLSLPLTWLVLVWLYRNRWYLAKEPTNTPKTVSPPTPLDTWETAKAGVITLAVIVAFVVSDIPKELIALTAAGFLLLNRSIASSDMLKLVDGNLLLLIMGLFVVNAAFAGTGLPQQMLNDLRAHGVELNNPFILFLVTGVLSTIVGNNPSVMLLVPFLTPDGNADALGAALVLGSGFSSNLFVFGSLAGIIVVEQAAAYGVKISFSEFAKSGGIVAVLCMLLATAWILFAL; this comes from the coding sequence ATGACGCTTACCATTATTATTTTTGTGTTGGTCTATATCGCCATGGCATTTGGCAAACTACCCGGCTTTAAAGTTGATAGAACGGGCGCCGCCGTCATCGGTGCATTAGCCATGATGGCCATCGACAGCATCACGCCACCTCATGCCTGGAATGCCATTGATTACCGCACTATCGGCATGCTATTTGGTTTGATGGTGGTCTCCGCTTCGTTTGTGGTTTCCGGCTTTTATAGTTGGACCGCCGATCGCGTGGCGATGCTCAAAGTCAGTGCGCCTACACTGCTTGCCGTACTGATCGCCGTTGGCGGATTACTTTCCGCACTGTTAACCAACGACGTGGTTGTCGTCGCGATGACACCATTATTGGTCTCCATCACACTATCTCGCGGGCTTAACCCCATTCCGTTTCTGCTTGGATTCTGTTTTGCCGCCAACAACGGTGCAACCGGCTCGCTGATTGGTAGCCCGCAAAATATGATCGCGGCACAGGGGCTAGATATTTCCTTTGTGGGCTTATTACAATCCTCGGCAATACCGGCATTATTATCTTTACCGCTCACCTGGCTGGTATTGGTGTGGTTATATCGCAACCGCTGGTACTTAGCTAAAGAGCCGACTAATACCCCTAAAACGGTCTCTCCTCCAACACCACTCGATACATGGGAAACTGCTAAAGCCGGTGTGATCACACTCGCCGTGATTGTGGCTTTTGTGGTGAGTGATATACCAAAAGAGTTAATCGCATTAACGGCAGCGGGTTTCCTATTACTGAACCGTTCCATTGCATCTAGCGATATGCTTAAGTTAGTGGATGGGAATTTATTACTATTAATCATGGGATTATTTGTCGTCAACGCGGCATTTGCTGGAACAGGATTACCGCAGCAAATGTTGAATGATTTACGCGCTCATGGTGTTGAACTCAATAACCCATTCATTCTATTTTTAGTAACCGGCGTTCTCAGCACTATTGTCGGAAATAACCCCTCTGTCATGCTGCTGGTGCCTTTTTTAACGCCTGACGGTAACGCTGATGCATTAGGCGCCGCATTAGTCCTTGGCTCTGGTTTTTCCAGTAACTTGTTTGTGTTTGGTAGCTTGGCGGGCATTATTGTTGTGGAACAAGCGGCGGCTTATGGTGTGAAAATTTCATTCTCAGAATTTGCAAAATCTGGGGGAATTGTTGCCGTTCTCTGTATGCTATTAGCCACTGCATGGATTTTATTCGCGTTATAA
- a CDS encoding cyclase family protein: MANEVLNALKVLKSKKWVDLTHSFDKDSPHFFMFDSAEFKTLFGYSDGFFAQQFTFPGQYGTHIDAPCHFVEGKRFLHELELQELVLPLIVINQSERAAQDPNFAFSREDVLAFEREHGRIEPDSFVALRTDWHKRWPSQEAMDNKDAEGNNQIPGWGMDALKFLFEERGIKAIGHETFDTDAAKDFRQNNALLGEYYVLEQDTYQIELMANLDQLPTRGAVIFNIVAKPNNASGFPVRSFAILP; the protein is encoded by the coding sequence ATGGCTAACGAAGTTTTAAATGCACTAAAGGTATTAAAATCCAAAAAATGGGTGGATTTAACGCACAGCTTTGATAAAGATTCTCCTCATTTCTTTATGTTTGACTCTGCAGAATTTAAAACATTATTTGGCTACTCTGACGGCTTTTTTGCTCAGCAATTTACCTTTCCTGGGCAATACGGCACGCATATTGACGCGCCTTGCCATTTTGTTGAAGGAAAACGCTTTTTACATGAATTGGAGCTGCAAGAGTTAGTCTTACCGCTGATCGTTATCAACCAATCTGAGCGAGCGGCACAAGACCCTAATTTTGCATTTTCTCGCGAAGATGTTTTAGCTTTCGAGCGTGAACATGGGCGAATCGAACCGGATAGTTTTGTAGCACTACGCACAGATTGGCATAAGCGCTGGCCTTCTCAAGAAGCCATGGATAATAAAGACGCAGAAGGTAATAATCAAATCCCGGGATGGGGTATGGATGCGCTCAAATTTTTATTTGAAGAGCGTGGCATTAAAGCCATTGGGCATGAGACATTTGATACTGATGCAGCGAAAGATTTTCGCCAAAATAACGCGCTATTAGGTGAATATTACGTATTAGAACAAGATACTTACCAAATAGAGTTGATGGCGAATTTAGATCAATTACCGACTCGTGGTGCTGTGATTTTTAATATTGTGGCGAAACCCAATAATGCTAGTGGGTTTCCTGTGCGCTCATTTGCTATTCTTCCCTGA
- a CDS encoding MetQ/NlpA family ABC transporter substrate-binding protein: MFKQKIINLSLVATAIILLAGCGDNKEKDSSDKKQITIGFGVGNYIDQVDKGIVPILEKKGYQVTLRQFSQNRQINPAFEEGAIDASVNQSRAYMEAYNQKNNINMVALADSPSAPQSLRSNKHKTLNDVQDGMIVALSNDPVNAERGARILEQLGWIKIKPNVSTLSFSVNDIEPAKYKLDIRETDAAQGLRLLDDVDFVVVNGNYVASAGQRIADGLVVENSPLEHRVVVSVLQKDLDTQWAKDLKEAFESKEYADYIRSQRIYDGFIEPAAWANYSK; the protein is encoded by the coding sequence ATGTTCAAACAAAAAATAATAAATTTATCTTTAGTGGCAACCGCAATCATTTTATTGGCAGGATGTGGTGATAATAAAGAAAAAGACAGCTCAGATAAAAAGCAAATTACTATTGGCTTCGGTGTTGGGAATTATATCGACCAAGTCGATAAAGGCATTGTACCTATTTTAGAGAAAAAAGGTTACCAAGTGACGTTACGTCAGTTTTCACAAAACAGGCAAATTAACCCTGCATTTGAAGAAGGGGCAATTGACGCATCAGTAAACCAAAGTCGCGCTTATATGGAAGCGTATAACCAAAAAAATAATATTAATATGGTCGCATTGGCCGATTCACCAAGCGCACCGCAGAGTTTACGTTCGAATAAACACAAAACGCTGAATGATGTGCAAGATGGCATGATTGTCGCGCTGTCAAATGACCCTGTAAACGCGGAACGTGGAGCTCGAATTTTAGAGCAACTGGGTTGGATTAAAATCAAACCGAATGTCAGTACGCTCAGCTTTAGCGTCAATGACATTGAACCGGCAAAATATAAGCTCGATATCCGTGAAACAGATGCCGCGCAAGGTTTACGTCTATTGGATGATGTGGATTTTGTAGTAGTGAATGGTAATTATGTGGCGAGTGCAGGGCAGCGTATTGCGGATGGTTTGGTTGTTGAAAATTCACCGCTTGAGCATCGCGTTGTGGTTTCTGTGCTACAAAAAGATCTCGACACTCAATGGGCTAAAGATTTAAAAGAGGCTTTTGAATCAAAAGAGTATGCAGATTATATTCGCTCTCAGCGTATTTATGATGGTTTTATTGAACCTGCTGCATGGGCAAATTATTCTAAATAA
- a CDS encoding CMD domain-containing protein, whose protein sequence is MTVKFDLINNILNLTPDSELAKNRAERPVATENTQAAFEAVFSVPSQILPLNVKYYFALSVAKITGSILLAKYYAELLSSQSIVEITPEITLAEKYLRVLTSNPNQADYALTQQFIQQGWSEPDIILLAQLITFVTYQSRLVAGLELLIGQSQNSDNKADQHFPILAGNWNHATTTQLGQPSPTAFTQQQLGWESWLSARDVNSLSDDETQTLKKHGQLNSEYFLLLAHQSEILALRTQIDRGIFYTSGGLPRWEREFAAAAVSKVNGCIYCASVHARKASQYAKEHLGDVEKLLATPAGNVLAEGYESRLLAIVSLVASLSTTPIQASAEQIDQLRSLGLTELELLDLIQSSAFFSWANRLMLTLGEPFELPENKE, encoded by the coding sequence ATGACAGTAAAATTTGATTTAATTAACAATATTCTTAACCTGACACCAGACTCAGAATTAGCGAAAAACCGCGCAGAAAGGCCGGTTGCAACAGAAAATACTCAAGCCGCTTTTGAGGCTGTTTTTTCTGTGCCATCTCAAATATTGCCTCTAAATGTGAAATACTATTTTGCGCTTTCCGTGGCGAAAATTACTGGTTCAATATTACTCGCAAAATATTATGCTGAATTATTATCATCACAATCCATCGTCGAAATAACACCTGAGATTACGCTTGCAGAGAAATATCTGCGAGTATTAACCAGCAATCCAAATCAAGCTGATTATGCTTTAACACAACAATTTATTCAGCAAGGATGGTCTGAGCCCGATATTATTTTATTGGCTCAGTTAATTACCTTTGTCACTTATCAATCCCGCTTAGTTGCTGGCCTGGAATTATTAATTGGACAAAGCCAGAATTCAGATAATAAAGCAGACCAACACTTTCCAATTTTGGCAGGAAATTGGAACCACGCAACGACAACACAGTTAGGGCAACCATCACCGACCGCCTTTACACAGCAGCAATTAGGTTGGGAGTCTTGGTTATCTGCGCGAGATGTCAATTCGTTAAGTGACGATGAAACTCAAACGCTGAAAAAACATGGGCAATTAAATTCTGAATATTTCCTTCTGTTAGCTCATCAAAGCGAGATTTTAGCGCTACGTACACAGATAGACCGAGGTATTTTTTATACCTCAGGTGGGCTACCTCGCTGGGAGAGAGAGTTTGCTGCTGCTGCGGTCAGTAAAGTGAATGGCTGCATTTATTGCGCTTCAGTTCATGCGCGCAAAGCTAGCCAGTATGCAAAAGAACATCTCGGTGATGTCGAGAAACTGCTGGCGACACCCGCAGGAAATGTGCTTGCTGAAGGCTATGAATCGAGGCTTTTAGCTATCGTTTCTCTTGTTGCTTCGCTCTCTACTACGCCTATTCAAGCCTCAGCTGAGCAAATCGATCAGCTACGCTCATTAGGGTTAACGGAACTAGAGTTACTCGATTTAATTCAATCCAGTGCATTTTTTTCATGGGCTAATCGCTTAATGCTGACATTGGGAGAACCGTTTGAACTCCCTGAAAATAAGGAGTAA